GCACTGGAATAGGGCTCGCAATGTGTAAGAAGATCGCCGACCTGCATAATGGTAGTATTACTGCCAGCAGCAGTCCGGGACAAGGAGCAAAATTTATATTGACACTGCCGCCCGTTGCATAAGCCGGCAGGAATATTTGGTTTTATTTAAAGAAAGAATTTATCAGTTATGGATAATACTGTAAAGATATTACTGGCAGATGACGATCTTGAGGACCGTTTCATAATGCAGGATGCCTTTAACGCGATAAATCTGCCGGAGGTACCACTACTGGTGGAAGATGGAGAAAAAGTGCTGGAGTATCTTTCGGAAACACACCGGAACGAAGGCCAGTTGCCTTCGCTGATAGTACTTGATCTCAACATGCCACGATTAAGTGGCACACAAACACTGCGTGAGTTGAAGAGCCTTGACGCCTATAAACATATACCGGTTATTATCTTCTCCTCTTCACTGAACGTGATCGAGATGCATGAATGTAAACAATTAGGGGCTTTATCTTATATGGTGAAACCTTTTACCTATGAAGAGTATCTGTTGTCCGCCCAGCATTTTTATGACTTCTGTCTGAAGAAGCATTCATTTCCTGAGTTCAACAGTCTTATAAATAACTTTAAATGAAGTGGGGGCTTATAAGGCCTCCCACTCTATTGTCAGCTGATCTTTTGTGTGTTGTGTAACCTTAAACCTGTCGTCTATCCTCAATCCTACGATCCATACCACCCTTTTGGAAGACTCAAGTACCCATATATTTTCCTTCTGCGGAACAGACAATTTCTGATCTATAAAAAATCTGCTCAGCTTCTTCTTTTTACGCATACCCAACGGGTAAAAGTAATCACCCTGTCTCCATCTGCGCAGCAGTAACGGATATTGCAATGATGCTTTGTCCAGACAGGCAATAGCAGCTGATGCAGGTATAGGTGTTTGCTCTTTCCTGACAACAGTCCTCAGTCTTAATATGCCGTTGGCGGTTGCCACTACACTCCTATCCTTTTCTATTACAATAACTGCCGCTTCCGTTTCCACGAGGGGTGTAATGAGTAACCACTGTCTATCCCGGATAATGCGGTGTGTAGCGGTTTCTACTATTTTCCCGGAAGTGCTGTCCAGCAGCTCCAGTACCTGCGGAAGCTGGGGAGGTGTGCAACCATACTTGCGGAATATTTCCCAGGCGACCGTCTGCATCGGAATAGTCTTCTGTAATTTCAGTACAGGTACCATGTACATATTCCCTTTCTGTTCAACCAGTCTTCTGACATGTTTTTCCAGGGCCTGCTGGTAGAGCACTTCTGCTTCCCGGAAACGTGCTATGCTGGCGGCAATATTGGGCACCGTGCCAGGATTAGCCTCCTGCATGACGGGGATCACCTTATGACGGAAGAAATTGCGTGTATATTTGGTGGTAAGGTTGGAACTGTCTTCTACATAGCTGATGCCGTTTTCCTGTGCATATGCCAGCAGGTCTTCCTTCTGCGCAAACAGCAGGGGACGGATTATTTTACCCTGAGCAGGCAGGATGCCATGCAGGCCGGAGATACCGGTGCCTTTGCTGAGATTCATCAGTAAAGTCTCCACACTATCCTGCATATGATGTGCTGTAACGATAAAGCTATATCCTGCTTTTGTCCTGGTCTCTTCCAGCCACTCATAACGCAGTTCCCTGGCGGCCACCTGGATGGATACACGTTTGGATTCGGTGTAGGTCAGCGTATCAAAGCGTATATGATGAAAGGGTACCTGGAGGACATCTGCAAGGGTCTTCACAAATGATTCATCACGTACGGATTCTGCTTCGCGCAGCTGAAAATTACAATGTGCGATAGCGAAGCGGAAGCCGGCGGCTTTAAAGAGATGGGCCATTACCACAGAGTCCAGCCCCCCGCTGACAGCGAGTAGCAAAGACTGGTCAGGTGCGAACAGCTGCTCTTTTTCTATAAAAATTTTAAATCCTGTCAGTAAATCCATTTGCTGGTAGTTAAATTAAATCAGATCATCCAATGCCGCCTGTAATTCGTTGTACGCGTGCCTGTCATTGGCTTCTTTTGCCATCTGCATTCCCTTTTCGTAGACAGCAATGGCTTCCGTGGGAAGACCGGCTCTTTCCAGCAGGCGCCCCAGCTGATAGTAGGAGCCCACATAGCCTGGCTCGTGGGCTAGCAACTCCTCAAACAGCTGTCTGGCGCCAGTATCATCACCTAGTTTTATGTACTCAAGTGCAAGCGCATGCTTAAGAAAGCTGTCATTGGGGCTGCTTTTAAGAAATTCCTTTATCCTGGCTATTCTATCCATTATTTAAATATATTTGCTCATACCGCTTTAAAAAATAAAACAGTTTAGGCCATGAAGATTTTAGTTTGTATCAGTAAAACTCCGGACACGACTGCAAAAATAGCTTTCACAGACAACAACACGAAATTCAATGAAGCGGGTGTACAATTCATCATTAACCCCTACGATGAATGGTATGCCCTGGTTCGTGCCCTTGAACTGAAAGAAACGCTGGGAGCAACCGTTCATCTTGTAACCGTTGGCGGCGCAGATACGGAGCCGATTATCCGTAAAGCCCTGGCACTGGGCGGCGATGAAGCATTCCGTATCAATACAGATAACCAGGACAGTTTTTATATTGCCTCACAGATAGCGGAACACGCCCGTAAACAGGGTTATGATCTGATCTTTACCGGTAAGGAAACCATCGACTACAATGGCGCAGCTATCGGCGGAATGGTAGCTGAACTGCTGGACCTTCCCTTTGTATCTATTGCTGCAAAATTCGAGCTAAATGGAACGGAGGCGACTATTCACCGTGAAATAGAAGGTGGAGAAGAAATCGTAAAGGTGGCATTACCAGTAGTGGTCTCCTGCCAGAAAGGTATGGCGGAACAACGCATACCGGGCATGCGTGGTATCATGGCTGCCCGTACAAAACCACTGGCTGTTGTAGAACCTGTCGCTGTGGAGGCGTTAACTACCTACACAAGCTTCGAACTACCACCAGCAAAAGCAGGTGTGAAACTTATCAGTCCGGACAATGTAGCGGAACTGGTAAAACTGCTGCATGAGGAAGCAAAAGTGATCTGATCATTTTTAGCAGATGCAGTCTTCCCTATTTTTTTAGTACTTAAATTCTACGTCAAACATGTCAGTTTTAAT
The DNA window shown above is from Chitinophaga agri and carries:
- a CDS encoding tetratricopeptide repeat protein produces the protein MDRIARIKEFLKSSPNDSFLKHALALEYIKLGDDTGARQLFEELLAHEPGYVGSYYQLGRLLERAGLPTEAIAVYEKGMQMAKEANDRHAYNELQAALDDLI
- a CDS encoding response regulator, coding for MDNTVKILLADDDLEDRFIMQDAFNAINLPEVPLLVEDGEKVLEYLSETHRNEGQLPSLIVLDLNMPRLSGTQTLRELKSLDAYKHIPVIIFSSSLNVIEMHECKQLGALSYMVKPFTYEEYLLSAQHFYDFCLKKHSFPEFNSLINNFK
- a CDS encoding electron transfer flavoprotein subunit beta/FixA family protein; protein product: MKILVCISKTPDTTAKIAFTDNNTKFNEAGVQFIINPYDEWYALVRALELKETLGATVHLVTVGGADTEPIIRKALALGGDEAFRINTDNQDSFYIASQIAEHARKQGYDLIFTGKETIDYNGAAIGGMVAELLDLPFVSIAAKFELNGTEATIHREIEGGEEIVKVALPVVVSCQKGMAEQRIPGMRGIMAARTKPLAVVEPVAVEALTTYTSFELPPAKAGVKLISPDNVAELVKLLHEEAKVI
- the tilS gene encoding tRNA lysidine(34) synthetase TilS; the protein is MDLLTGFKIFIEKEQLFAPDQSLLLAVSGGLDSVVMAHLFKAAGFRFAIAHCNFQLREAESVRDESFVKTLADVLQVPFHHIRFDTLTYTESKRVSIQVAARELRYEWLEETRTKAGYSFIVTAHHMQDSVETLLMNLSKGTGISGLHGILPAQGKIIRPLLFAQKEDLLAYAQENGISYVEDSSNLTTKYTRNFFRHKVIPVMQEANPGTVPNIAASIARFREAEVLYQQALEKHVRRLVEQKGNMYMVPVLKLQKTIPMQTVAWEIFRKYGCTPPQLPQVLELLDSTSGKIVETATHRIIRDRQWLLITPLVETEAAVIVIEKDRSVVATANGILRLRTVVRKEQTPIPASAAIACLDKASLQYPLLLRRWRQGDYFYPLGMRKKKKLSRFFIDQKLSVPQKENIWVLESSKRVVWIVGLRIDDRFKVTQHTKDQLTIEWEAL